The Triticum aestivum cultivar Chinese Spring chromosome 6D, IWGSC CS RefSeq v2.1, whole genome shotgun sequence genomic sequence TGCACAACTACATGTAGGGCGTGTAGACGCCGCTGAATTCATGAGTCGTTGGCTCCTGTTGCTtccgtcgatctcgtcatccccaAAGTCAAGTATAGTGCCATAACATCAATCATATATGTGTTGGCATTTTACTGTACCTGTTATGACAGGGATGGCCTTGCTTTAAATAGAGCATGTTCAAAGTGTGAGAGTTCAATCAAACTCGACGAACTCATTGATGGTGTCCAATTTACCAGGAATTGGGTTCTCTCATCCAAAGCGGCCACAACTACTTAGTTTTACCTAAACAAGGAAGGCATGGTCAAACAATTTAATTCCACGTGTTGCACATTCATAAATCACATGACAGATGTACCATGCATTCATAATTGTACAAAGTAACTACCAAGTGTTCCCGAAAGAATAAATCCACACACGCAATCAGCTAAACATAAAAATTTACCTCAAAAAAATAGGATGTATGGTGAGTTAGTGCTTGCACGGGTTCATATTTTCCTTACCTCTGATTCGCTCTCCCCAATATACTTGTTCAATTGATCAGGCCCCTAAAGTTCCAGAAAAGGAAACATTGTACAGTTTATACAGAACACAAATTAGGTAGAAAGAATATGGCAATCTCAAAATAAATTGTCATTAGTGTTTTCCCACAACCTGGAGATCCAAGCAGAAAAAGACCAGCTCGCATGACTGGCACCaaaaagggaagatgaaaccatAATTAGGTATTTAAAGCAGTAACATGAAACACTAAAACttataaaatgcaaataaaaaccGTAGATCTTGGTGAACTACCTTCGATATGAATTCAGAGGTGGCTAACGGTTTTAATCTACCAATCACTATGATGACCAGATGACACATAGTTAACTGCAATACCACACGCCCTGCCCTGTTCATCGCTTAGGGCAGCAATGTAGTCACTGGATAAAGATTAAAAAAATTCAGGCGCCTGGTTTGAACAATAACACACGCCCTCCCCTGTTCCCAAAAAATACCATCAACATGGCCACTGGCTAAAGTTTCAGGAGTACCCATTCTTGGAGTCGCCCACTCGAGTCCTAAATGTTTTAGCAAAGTATAAAGTACAAAGGTTAATCATGTGTCGCTGCATGTTTCAGCAATTATATGGTAAGGAATCAAGCTATGAACTCAGGCATACCTTGGTATCTTGGCCTTCTAGTTCATCAAAGATCAGGTTCAGCCTTTCAGGTACCTAATAAGAAATAAGAACAGATTTGTCAGGTGGCAACTTAGATACCAACGATGACCGTGTATGCCTGAGACCAACAAGCAGCTCATCAGGGAGGTGGGTTAAGACAAGAAGCAACTCATCAGGGAGGTGGTGAATCTAAGGATGCCCATCTGCACCGGGGAGCAGAACAAGATGTGGTGTGGTGAGACTGCAATAACAGGCTCATTGCCCATAACCGTGTGGCGGACATACGAAATTCAGTTTGTtcctagctactccctccgttcctaaatataagcccttttagataTTCTAATgtggactacatacaaagcaaaatgagtgaaactacactctaaaatacgtctatatacatccgaatgtagtccgtattgaaatctctaaaaaaaggTTTATATTTTGAAACAAAGGGAGTAGATTTTATGTCCTGTATATAAATGGACCCGAGAGATGAAATTTAGTCCTCTCCCCAACCAGACATACCAGCCCCGGCTTCTTCCCAGCGGTTGTCGGATCATGCTCCAGGACAAGTTTTTTTACGAGGATTGAAATGCAAACCCTTGTGTTGCTATGCTGCCACCCAAGATAGTATTCTTGGATGAAAGTTATCAAATACCAGAATGTAACAGAACTAAACATTACATTTGTGAGATTTGAAATCACTCACCACAGAACAAGCCTATCGTCGCAAGAAAGtgctaatgaaacacaagttttaTAGCAACCACGGTTTAATCATCATTTGGGACACGGTAAAGACCAACCACAAACCTAGTCACGGAAGCAGCTTCCCGGCCATGAAGCACGCGAACTTATTGCTCCGGGAGTACTCATATGGCACCCCAGCCACGGTGAGCAGCCGCTCCAGGACCTCCTTGGCCTGGTCGGGCTCCGCGGTCTCGCACTCCAGCTCGTAGTTTGTGCCGAAATCGAAGTGTGTCTCGTCGAGCTCTAGCACGAGCCCCTGCCCCTCGCCCTCCTCGAGCTCATACACACCGCGGGTGTTCCGGAAGCCGCCGAGGCAGACGAACGGCGCTTTGTCCCCGCCGACGCCGTACTCGTCGGAGACGAGCCGgacgatgggggagtcgaccgcgTCGAGACGAGCGGGGTTGTCGACGCAGGTGAGGGCGAGGGCGGGGTCGAGGGGCTCCACGACCTCCTCAACGCGGCTGACGCCGGCGTCGATGCGCGGGCGGCGCTTGAGCGTGAGGGCGGCGCGGGAGGGGTCGCGGTCGTCGGTGCCGTAGAGGCGGACGTcccgctgggcggcggcggcggcggcgaggggccgCGCTGGGGCGTCGGTGCGGAGCAGGCAGGGCGCGAGGAAGGAGGAGAGGCGCCGGTGTGCAGCCGCGTCAGGGAGACGGAGCTTGATCTCGACCTCCATGGGGTTGGGGTTGCGGCTAGGGCTGGGGGGGCGGGGCCTGGaaggggcgggcggcggcggcgtctactCTGGGAGTTCTAGGGATCGAGAGGAGCGGACAAAAAAACCTACGAAAAAAAACCAGTGGAAGGGTGCTGGTTTTTGGACTGTGCGTGGGTGGGGTTCGGTGGGTGGGCATGGGCGTGGGGATGgaaaaaaaccggttgaaaaaaaaCCAGTcgaaaa encodes the following:
- the LOC123143642 gene encoding triphosphate tunnel metalloenzyme 3-like is translated as MEVEIKLRLPDAAAHRRLSSFLAPCLLRTDAPARPLAAAAAAQRDVRLYGTDDRDPSRAALTLKRRPRIDAGVSRVEEVVEPLDPALALTCVDNPARLDAVDSPIVRLVSDEYGVGGDKAPFVCLGGFRNTRGVYELEEGEGQGLVLELDETHFDFGTNYELECETAEPDQAKEVLERLLTVAGVPYEYSRSNKFACFMAGKLLP